One window of Silvimonas iriomotensis genomic DNA carries:
- a CDS encoding MarR family winged helix-turn-helix transcriptional regulator: MLDQPLKELGFALSQLPVLVSLKHAGTLSQAELAHIAQVEQPSMAQLLNRMERDGLITRQPDPADGRSRLISLTADAARRMPQGKAVMEHACDNALAGFNPAEQAQLQALLQRLNGNLEQMLRPA, from the coding sequence GTGCTTGATCAACCGCTCAAGGAACTGGGTTTCGCGCTGAGCCAGTTACCCGTGCTGGTTTCGCTCAAGCACGCCGGCACGCTCTCGCAAGCCGAGCTGGCGCACATCGCGCAGGTGGAGCAGCCCAGCATGGCGCAACTGTTGAACCGCATGGAGCGCGACGGCCTGATCACCCGCCAGCCCGATCCTGCCGATGGCCGCAGCCGCCTGATCAGCCTTACCGCGGATGCAGCCAGGCGCATGCCGCAAGGCAAGGCGGTCATGGAGCACGCCTGCGACAACGCCCTTGCCGGCTTTAACCCGGCCGAGCAAGCGCAATTGCAGGCATTGCTGCAACGGCTCAACGGCAATCTGGAACAGATGCTGCGGCCTGCCTGA
- a CDS encoding type II toxin-antitoxin system HipA family toxin, whose translation MAELAVWVNGYRAGFWRTTPQGDEFQYDEAWLSEDNPLRRPLSLSLGFLPGNAPYKGARVRNFFDNLLPDSDRIRRRLASQHRLDSVDAFDLLRAIGRDCVGAIQLLPVDEIPADLRSIRGQPLTEAGVATVLRHALSAAPAALQDGAQELRISIAGAQEKTALLYHDGQWMLPQGSTPSTHILKLPMGELIVSDGTLDMRHSVENEWLCGQIMQAWGVPTATSEILHFEDRKVLSVARFDRRLARDGQWILRLPQEDFCQALGVNSLNKYTGQGGPDAEQINAVLSRPAADAADRVIFFQTLVIFWMLAAIDGHAKNFSLFLLAGSRYRLTPLYDVLSAHPVMGSGRGKYHESKVKLAMPVRGESGPHYLVSKIQARQWVHFGAHVLGLGTPRAMADMLATLAGQAGPVIAAVEGKLPADFPPQVASSIFKGLRKYADKLMLGLDVLAAS comes from the coding sequence ATGGCGGAGCTTGCTGTCTGGGTCAATGGCTACCGGGCCGGCTTCTGGCGCACCACGCCGCAAGGGGACGAATTCCAGTATGACGAGGCCTGGCTGAGCGAAGACAACCCGCTGCGGCGACCGCTTTCGTTGTCGCTGGGTTTTCTGCCGGGCAATGCGCCGTACAAAGGCGCCAGAGTGCGCAATTTTTTTGACAATCTGCTGCCAGACAGCGACCGCATTCGCCGCCGCCTGGCGTCGCAACACCGGCTGGATTCGGTGGATGCGTTTGATTTGCTGCGTGCCATTGGCCGAGATTGCGTGGGCGCGATCCAGCTTTTGCCGGTCGATGAAATCCCTGCCGATCTGCGCAGTATTCGCGGCCAGCCGCTGACCGAAGCCGGCGTGGCCACGGTACTACGCCATGCCTTGAGCGCCGCGCCCGCCGCCTTGCAGGACGGTGCGCAAGAATTGCGGATTTCCATTGCCGGCGCGCAGGAAAAAACCGCGCTGCTGTACCACGATGGCCAGTGGATGCTGCCTCAGGGCAGTACGCCGTCTACGCACATTCTCAAATTGCCCATGGGCGAACTCATTGTCAGCGACGGCACGCTGGACATGCGCCATTCGGTAGAGAACGAATGGTTGTGCGGCCAGATCATGCAGGCCTGGGGCGTGCCGACGGCCACCAGCGAGATTCTGCATTTTGAAGATCGCAAAGTGTTGTCGGTCGCACGGTTTGACCGCCGTCTGGCGCGGGACGGGCAGTGGATACTGCGCCTGCCGCAAGAAGATTTTTGTCAGGCGCTGGGGGTTAATTCGCTCAATAAATATACCGGCCAGGGCGGCCCGGACGCGGAACAGATCAACGCCGTGCTTTCCCGGCCGGCTGCCGATGCGGCCGATCGGGTGATTTTCTTTCAGACGCTGGTGATTTTCTGGATGCTGGCCGCCATTGATGGTCACGCCAAGAATTTCAGCCTTTTTCTGCTGGCCGGCTCGCGGTACCGGCTCACCCCGCTGTACGACGTGTTGTCGGCCCACCCGGTGATGGGTAGCGGTCGCGGCAAATACCATGAGAGCAAGGTCAAACTGGCCATGCCGGTGCGCGGCGAAAGCGGCCCGCATTATCTGGTCTCAAAAATCCAGGCGCGGCAATGGGTTCATTTCGGCGCGCATGTGCTGGGGCTGGGTACGCCCAGGGCCATGGCCGACATGCTGGCCACACTGGCCGGCCAGGCCGGGCCGGTGATCGCGGCGGTAGAAGGCAAGCTGCCGGCTGATTTTCCGCCGCAGGTGGCCAGCAGTATTTTCAAAGGGCTGCGCAAGTACGCGGATAAACTCATGCTTGGGCTTGATGTCCTGGCCGCGTCATGA
- a CDS encoding helix-turn-helix domain-containing protein: MLFPVPDSDTLSDMLQSARKKLRLSQRQVAERTGMSQQNYARIEKNPGSVGFDTVLLVLAALGLDLQVDDRRHVQESGPDQAGLPTAVRPVRQVAAAVGVTGKTPAHSSGSGRTLPPGSIWHDETPEDF; the protein is encoded by the coding sequence ATGCTTTTTCCAGTGCCAGATAGCGACACGCTCAGCGACATGCTGCAGAGTGCCCGCAAAAAATTGCGCCTGTCGCAGCGGCAGGTGGCCGAAAGAACCGGCATGTCCCAGCAGAACTACGCGCGTATCGAAAAGAACCCGGGTAGCGTGGGGTTTGATACGGTGCTGCTGGTGCTGGCCGCGCTCGGGCTGGATTTGCAGGTGGATGACCGGCGGCATGTGCAAGAGAGCGGGCCGGATCAGGCCGGCCTGCCGACGGCTGTCCGGCCTGTCCGGCAGGTGGCGGCTGCTGTCGGCGTCACCGGCAAAACGCCGGCCCACAGCAGCGGGAGCGGGCGGACATTGCCGCCCGGTTCTATCTGGCACGATGAAACGCCGGAGGACTTCTGA
- a CDS encoding H-NS histone family protein translates to MTTDFSRYSTAELQQLVIEVGQTIERRKVDDKKNLISELHALAAEKGFNLKDLLGGAEPGGKKKGASVAKYANPADKSQTWSGRGRKPVWALAHLNAGGSLDDLAV, encoded by the coding sequence ATGACAACCGATTTTTCCCGATACAGCACTGCAGAACTTCAACAGCTTGTGATCGAAGTGGGCCAGACGATCGAACGCCGCAAAGTGGACGACAAGAAAAACCTGATCTCCGAATTGCACGCCCTGGCCGCCGAGAAGGGTTTCAACCTGAAAGACCTGCTGGGTGGCGCTGAGCCTGGCGGCAAGAAAAAAGGCGCTTCTGTCGCCAAGTACGCAAACCCCGCAGACAAATCCCAAACCTGGTCCGGCCGTGGTCGCAAGCCGGTATGGGCACTGGCGCACCTGAATGCCGGTGGCAGCCTGGACGACCTGGCCGTCTGA
- a CDS encoding VOC family protein, which translates to MSSKNTICLWYDKGALEAAEFYASVFPDSAVTAVYRAPGDYPAGKQGDVLTVTFTVAGIPCLGLNGGSGIKHSEAFSFQITTEDQAETDRLWHAIVSNGGEESACGWCKDKWGLSWQITPRVLMEAIADPDPAAAKRAFDAMMTMGKIDIAKIEAARRG; encoded by the coding sequence ATGTCCAGCAAGAACACCATCTGCCTGTGGTACGACAAAGGCGCCCTGGAAGCCGCCGAATTTTATGCCAGCGTGTTCCCGGATAGCGCCGTCACCGCGGTTTATCGCGCCCCCGGGGATTACCCCGCAGGCAAACAGGGCGACGTATTGACCGTCACGTTTACGGTCGCCGGAATACCTTGCCTGGGGCTCAATGGCGGTTCCGGCATCAAGCATAGCGAAGCGTTTTCTTTCCAGATTACGACGGAAGATCAGGCAGAAACAGATCGCCTGTGGCACGCCATTGTCAGTAACGGTGGCGAGGAAAGCGCGTGCGGCTGGTGCAAGGACAAGTGGGGTTTGTCGTGGCAGATCACGCCAAGGGTATTGATGGAGGCTATTGCCGACCCGGACCCGGCCGCCGCCAAACGCGCATTTGACGCAATGATGACCATGGGCAAGATTGATATCGCGAAAATTGAGGCCGCCCGGCGCGGCTAA
- a CDS encoding dihydrofolate reductase family protein, giving the protein MTRVRVAAYTISLDGYGAGPNQSLENPLGIGGTDLHQWLFPTRTFQHMLFGADGGTAGADDDFAAQSFQNVGAWILGRNMFGPTRGDWPDENWKGWWGDNPPYHVPTFILTHHARDPIEMEGGTTFYFVTGGIHEALERAREAANGKDVRIGGGASTIQQYLRAGLIDELHIAISPVLLGAGERLFEGLDMRALGYQCVQSVGTEKATHVVLRRG; this is encoded by the coding sequence ATGACACGCGTTCGTGTTGCGGCCTATACCATCTCGCTGGACGGATATGGCGCAGGCCCGAATCAGAGTCTGGAAAACCCGCTGGGTATCGGCGGAACCGATCTGCATCAGTGGTTGTTTCCCACCCGCACCTTCCAGCACATGCTGTTTGGTGCCGACGGCGGTACCGCCGGTGCCGATGACGATTTCGCCGCGCAAAGTTTCCAGAATGTCGGCGCCTGGATTCTGGGCAGAAACATGTTCGGCCCGACCCGCGGCGACTGGCCGGACGAGAACTGGAAAGGCTGGTGGGGCGATAACCCGCCGTATCACGTGCCCACGTTCATTCTGACCCATCACGCGCGTGACCCGATTGAAATGGAAGGCGGCACCACGTTTTATTTTGTCACCGGCGGTATTCATGAAGCGCTGGAACGCGCGCGTGAAGCGGCCAATGGCAAAGACGTGCGTATTGGCGGCGGCGCCAGCACGATCCAGCAATACCTGCGTGCCGGCCTGATTGATGAATTGCACATTGCCATTTCGCCAGTTTTGCTGGGGGCGGGCGAGCGCTTGTTTGAAGGGCTGGATATGCGTGCGCTGGGCTATCAATGCGTGCAGTCCGTCGGGACAGAAAAAGCCACGCACGTGGTACTGCGCCGGGGGTAA
- a CDS encoding S1/P1 nuclease, with protein MRIARYLAGGVIALSAGACFAWGSLGHEAIGEIAARLIAGTNAEQQVKAILGPDLTLAQIAVWPDCAKGVVRHTNGQFEYISNDNAYKECIPLAGEKAAFESYIKRNWDQCKPSPGEEKCHAQYHYMDVETTYPSYEDAVAGVSDHDIVHSIDAAIAVLQGKPAPSPYSIKDKAEALRLLAHFAGDITQPLHTVSIYMTPDAQPVDVDKQGPGPHLDTSSEGGNLLMDGTRRLHAEWDNIPAYFEIGGSKFDDLVAQARTIPAPGGDVTTWSRSWANDTIAVAKDAYGPVTVEPHAASVPRKPTNTPKKATKWQIDLPDDYADTRVRIQQQQLAKAGANLANVLKAIWPDR; from the coding sequence ATGCGTATTGCTCGATATCTCGCGGGTGGCGTGATCGCGCTGAGTGCTGGTGCTTGTTTTGCGTGGGGCTCGCTAGGTCATGAGGCGATTGGCGAGATTGCCGCAAGGTTGATCGCGGGGACCAATGCCGAGCAGCAGGTCAAGGCCATTCTGGGGCCGGATCTTACTCTGGCGCAGATTGCGGTGTGGCCGGATTGCGCCAAAGGGGTAGTCCGCCATACCAATGGCCAGTTTGAGTACATCTCAAACGACAACGCCTACAAGGAATGCATCCCGCTGGCGGGCGAGAAGGCGGCCTTTGAGAGCTATATCAAGCGCAACTGGGACCAGTGCAAGCCCAGCCCGGGCGAGGAAAAGTGCCACGCCCAGTATCACTATATGGATGTCGAAACCACCTATCCGTCTTATGAAGATGCCGTGGCCGGGGTGAGTGATCACGATATTGTGCATTCCATCGACGCCGCCATTGCCGTGCTGCAGGGCAAGCCGGCACCGTCGCCGTACAGCATCAAGGACAAAGCCGAAGCGCTGCGGTTGCTGGCGCATTTTGCCGGCGATATCACCCAGCCGCTGCATACGGTGTCCATCTACATGACGCCGGATGCCCAGCCGGTCGATGTCGACAAGCAAGGCCCTGGCCCACACCTGGATACATCGTCTGAAGGCGGCAACCTGCTTATGGATGGCACCCGCCGGCTGCATGCAGAGTGGGACAATATCCCGGCGTATTTCGAGATTGGCGGCAGCAAGTTTGATGATCTGGTCGCCCAGGCCAGAACGATCCCCGCGCCGGGTGGCGATGTAACGACGTGGTCGCGCAGCTGGGCGAATGACACGATCGCTGTTGCCAAAGACGCCTACGGCCCGGTGACGGTCGAACCCCACGCCGCCAGCGTCCCGCGCAAGCCCACCAATACGCCCAAAAAGGCCACCAAATGGCAGATTGATCTGCCGGATGACTATGCTGATACGCGGGTGCGGATACAGCAGCAACAACTGGCCAAGGCCGGGGCCAATCTGGCCAATGTGTTAAAGGCCATCTGGCCGGATCGCTGA